AATTCTCTTGGAAACCATGATAAACTCCGTTTTAACCAGTTAATGAAAGAACTTGACGGTGTCAGCCCTAAAACCTTATCTGACACTTTAAAAGTCCTTGAAAAAGAAAATCTGATTAAAAGAGATACTTTTAAAGAGATACCACCTAGAGTTGAATATTCTTTAATTAAAGATGGAATTGAACTTAGAAAAGCTATAATTCCTCTTATTAAATGGGTTGCAAAAAGAGAAAACTTTAGAAAGAAGAATGTACCCCATCTGGTAAAGTTTCAGCTCACCACATAAACAAATCAACTATTTGACTTTTACAGGATTAAAACAATATCATCCAAATGAATAATCTCTGTAAAAAATTTTCCAGAAAAAAGTCAGTA
This window of the Methanobacterium sp. genome carries:
- a CDS encoding helix-turn-helix transcriptional regulator, yielding MNNCTELCLCPLEGVIDIVSKKWTLLIINSLGNHDKLRFNQLMKELDGVSPKTLSDTLKVLEKENLIKRDTFKEIPPRVEYSLIKDGIELRKAIIPLIKWVAKRENFRKKNVPHLVKFQLTT